CCGACAAGGGAACGCTCTTCCTCGACGAGATTGGCGAGATGCCCCTCGAAACCCAGGCGAAGCTGCTGCGGGTGATCGAGGACGGCACGTTCAACAGGCTCGGGGGCAACCAGGAGCTGAAGGTGAATGTGAGGGTGGTGGCGGCCACGAATCGCAACCTGGCCGGCATGGTGCGCGAGGGTTCCTTCAGGATCGACCTCTACTACCGCCTGCGCGAGCTAGTGATCAGGATGCCGCCGCTGCGCGACAGGCTCTGCGATCTCGGTCAGATCGTCGGCACCGTGAGGCGCTTCCTGGCCGAGGAGCACGGCCGCAAGTTCCCCGACCTCACCGAGGCGCAGTACGATCTGCTCAGGAGCTACTCATGGCCGGGCAACGTCAGGCAGCTCAAGAACGTCCTCCATCGGTCATACCTGCTGGGGATAGAACAGCATCTCTTGAAGGCAATCGAGGAGGAGAGGGCCGAAGGTCTCGACCTGATGCTGAACATCCCTTCGATCACGGCTCCCGAGGTAACCGCGCCTCCGCCCGTGTACGACGGTGGCAGAGCCGCCGTCACGGCCGGCTTAGGAGAGCCATCCGATACGCTCAGGGAGGCCATGCGGAAGCACGCGATGGCCGCGCTCGCGGCCTGCGGCGGAAACCTGGCCCGCACGGCGAAGGTCCTCGACATCTCGGTGAACACGCTGAAGAAGCTCCGGGAGGAGTCGGCGGTTGACTAGCTCCAGGTGCCCCGGCTGGAGTGAGCTGGCCCCCTCTGGTGGACGGGAGGTACACATGCTGTTCCGGGTGACCCGAAAGCTCGCGAAGAAGCTGAAGCTGCAGCCGGTCGATGCTCTTCCCCCGGCCGACAACCCGATTCTCGACTGGACGGCGAATCTGTTCATGGTGGGTCACCAGCAGTACATCATCGTCACTAATTCGACTACGCTCTACACGGTCGTGATCCCCGGCCGCGGGAACGCCAGCGGTGAAGCATTCTCGAAGAACGCCCTGGCGGATATCCGTGCTGAACTGGAGAACGACGGACTGAGCCCGCTCCGGGAAGCCCTGCCTGCTGATCCCACAGAGACTCCGGTCTTCTGCAGGGCATCGGACAGACACGTCCTGGGCTCGATGAACGATTTCGTGTTCGCTACAGCAGTCATGGCCAGCTACTCCGAGCTGCCGGTACCGTACAGTTCCGAGCAGCTGAACAAGACCTCGATGCGAATGATCGGAAATCGTACCCCCAACGAAGAGATGCGGAAGCTGTCGGCATCGCCGATCCCCATGGTCAGTCGAGCACTGGATGCGACTTGCCGGTTGCCTGAATCGAAGGGAACGACGGATCACTGTTCGACGGGAGGGGTGATGGCGGAACCCGGTACCAGGGAAGCCGGCACCAGGGCCGCGGGCACGGCGAAGACCCGCCGCACCCACCGCAAGGTCTTCCAGTTCAAGATCACCCTCAAGGGAACGAGGCCGCAGATCTGGCGACGGATCCAGGTGCCGTCGCGCTACTCGTTCTGGGAGCTGCACTGCGCCATCCAGGATGCGATGGGATGGAACGACACCCACCTGCACGAATTCCTCATCAGAATCCCGGGGTATGTGCCGGTGATCCCGGTCGGCATTCCAACCGACGACGATACCGATGAGGAATACACCAGGCCGGGCTGGAAGCTGCCGATCCGGCACGTCTTCTGGGAAGCCGGGGCGAAGATCGACTATCTGTACGACTTCGGCGACGACTGGCTACATACCGTGGAGCTCGAGAAGATCCTGACCGAAGAGGAGGGCGCTACCTACCCCAGATGCATCGCCGGGCGCCGGTGCTGTCCGCCTGATGATTGCGGCGGGGTGTGGTCGTTCGCCGACATGCTGAAGGTCATCGCCAATCCTTCTCATCCGGAGTACGACGAATGGTGGGCCTGGCTGGGGGATTCGTACGATCCCGCCGAGTTTTCGGCAAGTGAAGTGGAGTTCACGGATCCTAAGGAACGCCTGAGGATGACGCTCGCAGATATCGAGTAGCCTCTCCCTCGCCCTCATCTGAAGCATGGCGTTCCCCGGCACTTGAAAGGACACTTCTGCGAAATAGGTTCCCAGACCGCTCCCGTGACGCTAGAAGGACGCCCTGTAGAGCTTCGGCACCAGGTCACACCGTGAGGCAAGCGGGGGATTCAGGATAAAGAGCCTCGGTTCCTTCGAGAACCTGAAGAGGCGGTAAAGACGGTACTCGTCGGGATGATCCGTGGAGACCCTCAGTTCGTTGGAAGTGATGTAGAACGGCGCGCGCATACCCTGGTTGGTGGTCTTCACCTCGATGAACCTCTCGGAGTCATTCCTGCAATCGAAGGAGACGATGTCATAGCCGAGCCCGTCTCCCCGGGTGCTCGACACCCAGTCGATCCTCCCGGCCAGGTCGTCACGGCCGGCGTCCAGCAACTTCCGTCTCTCGAGGTCCAGCACGAATCTCTCTCCCAGTTCTCCCAACCGGCGGTTGCGGCGGTCATTCTCAGCGAAGTCGACCTTCACCCCGTACTGGAGGGAAACTTCGCGCACGGAACTCTCAGCACGGACAAGCTCGGGAGGATCGACTACTAATGATGAAGGATAGAGCGCTGGAGCAGGGATGGAATCGGGGACCTCGTCGTTGATGCTCTGCAGGCGGGAGATAAGATCCGGTCTGTTCGCGATGAACCTGGCCACCTCCGTGGCAAGGAGGTGCTGGTAGTTGGCGAGAGGCTTGTATCCGTCTATCGGCGCGATGCTGAGTCCGATCAGAACGGCACTGATGTTCATGTGCTTGCGCTCGATGGAGGTGTCGGAACGGCCGTCGAGCTTCTCGATCAGCGACCGCCTGTGGTCGGACTTGCTGTAGGGCCTGCCCTCGGCTTCAGCCAGAAGCATCTCGAAGTAGTCCTGGATCGTCAGGGCTACTTCATGCTCGCTCCAGTCACTCCTGGTACCCATGAGCAGAACATATCCGGGTGTTTCGCCTGAGTCAGGCCGGATTCGCCCCTCCGTCGACTGAGAAGCCCGGTTTCCGCTTGACCGCACCCCGCCCGGCGAGCATCCTAATTAGCAGATGGCTTCGTAGTCTCCCGTCTGGAGGGGCGGTAATGATCGAACTCCTCTTTGCGTGTCTCACTCTCGCTTCCGGCACGGCCTCCGGGGCAGCCTGCACATCAGGCTCCGAGGCAGTGCTCGAATCGCTGCTCCCGCCTGCCGGGACAGGCGCCGAAGCGCTCATGGATGCCGAAGCGGTGGAAACAGGCGGGATCGCCTCACAGGGATCGGTCGACGGCTGGCCCGTGTTCCTAGATCCGCCGGCGGGCGGCTTCCCCTACACGATCACCGTCTTCGATGTCGACGGCGACGGGGCCGACGAGCTGTTCTTCACGGGCGGAGAGACGTTCGGACTCTCCGGGGACGGTTCGTTCCTGCCGGGATGGCCCACGTCGGAGATGCAGTACATGGGCTACGGCACGAACGACCAGAAGCCGGGGCCGTCGTGCGCCGACCTGGAGGGCGACGGCATCTGCGAGATCCTCTGGTCGGAGAGGGACTGGTACGCCGGCAGCTCGCACATGTGGAGCTTCAACGGCCGGCACACCGACGGAAGCAACATGGAGGGATTCCCCCAGGTCGCGCCCGGCGAATCCTCGAACGCCCTCGACTCTCCCTTCGTGCTGGGCGATGCCGACGGTGACGGCGACCTCGAGGCCTGGAGCGCCCACACCCTGGGCAACACCTTCGTCTACTACCGCCTGTCGGGATTCGACCATTCCGGCAACAGGCTTTTCACGACCGATCTCGACCCCGCCGAGAACATCCTCGACGTCTACTTCGGCGACGTCGACGGCAACGGCCAGGACGAATTCTTCGCGATCGCCCGCCTGGGCGCGGCGTTCCGCCTTCACGCCTTCACCCCTGCTGGAACGGAGCAGTCCGGCTACCCCCACGCGCTGTACCAGCCCTCCGGCGGATACGAGATGTTCGGCGAGCCGATCCCGGTCGACCTCGATGACGACGGAGACCTCGAGATCATCCTGGGCTACAACTCAACGGTCGCAACCGCGCTGGCCCGGCACCACGACGGCACGCCCGTGACCGGTTTCCCCATCACGCTCGATTCGGGCATCCAGCTCTTCTACCTCGGGCTCGGCGACCTCAACGGAGACGATTTTCCAGAGCTCATAGCGACGGGCAAGATCCTGGCCGACCAGACCTACGGCGTCTGGGCCGTCGACCTGGCGACCGGACCGCTTCCGGGATGGCCCGTGCTGGTGCCGGGATGGCCCGCGGGCTACCCGACGGTCGTGGAGGTGGACACCGACGGCACGCAGGAGGTTTGCGTCGTGACGGATGCGGGGCAGCTCGTCGCCATCGATGCCGACGGCACGATCGAACCGGGCTACCCGAAGGCCCTGAGCGGGGCCTCCTACTCGGGAGTCGCGGCAGGGGACATCGACGGCGACGGCCTTTACGAGCTCGCTGCCGTGTCGACGAACGGCTATGCATATGCCTGGGATACTGACGGGGTGGTGGAGGCCGGAACCGCCGACTGGCCGATGCGCGGCGTGGACGCGAGGAACACCGGCGTGTTCCAGATCTCCGGCGGTACCGGGATCGGGAGTGGAGGCCCGCTGCCACCGGAAGCGGGGCTCGAAGTCCTCGGCAATCCCGCCTCGGGCAGCGTCGTCTTCAGGATCAGCGGCGCCTGCGGATCGATCGACATCTTCGATCTGGGCGGCCGCAGGATCGACAGCGTGGAAGCCGGCGCGGACGGCCTGGCGACCTGGGCGCCCAGTTCCGGGATCGCCCGGGGCCTGTACATCGCGGTGCCCGTCTTCGCGGGCGGCGCCGCGGGCGTAGGCGCGGAGTTCGTGCTGCTGCGCTGATCAGGCAGTCAGGCTGCTTTGTGTGCCTGACATGCGATGATCCGCCGTTTCACTCGACTCAGGGCGCTTTCGCACCGCTCGAGCGGACGTCGTTCGCATCAACCCGCAGCGAGCCGGCGAATGAGTAGGAGATGGGCTTGGCATTCCCCGTGCACTTCCAGCCCGCTTCCTCGTGGGACATGTCCTTGAGCTTCGAGGCGGAGAGCACCCCGAGGTTCTTCTTCACCCACATCAGGACTTCGAGCTCGGTATCGGACAGCATGCCGATGTCGGGAGCCAGCCTCGTCCTGAAAACCTCGCCGGTCGCCTCTTCGTCGATGGTTCTTTCTTCCGAAACCAGGAGTTTCTCCGTGTCGGTCAGCACGGCGAACATGGAGTTGAAGCCGTCCGGCACAGGGCCGAGCGGCAGCCTCGCGTAGACGGCGCCGGTGATCGAGCAACCATGTTCGCGGAAGTGGATGAAGTCGGCGTAGAAGAGGAGCTTGTTGAGCGCCGTCCGGTAAACCTCCCTGTTCCGGCACAGGAACTCGACGGCTGCGAAAAGCCTCCGCGGCTCGAAGCTCCTGAACCCGTTGAAGATGTCGGGAGGCCTGTGCGTCAGGTTGCGGAAGAGGTCTTCAGGCCCATGAAACGGATCCGATTCGGAGATCAGGGCGAGTATGGCGTTGGCCCGGCCGGCCTGGAGCTGCAATCCGTGCGACTTCACAAGATCTGCGAGGTTGTCGGGCTTCATTGCCATTCTCAGCGCTCTATCCTGCCCCTCCTCCTGAAGCGCGCCGTTCTCGTACCTGCTTAAAGTGGCAACCCCCCATCCCAGCAGGTCGGCGAGTTCCTTCTGGGTGAGCCGGTAGCGGTTGCGGAACGCACGGATCTCATCAGGCTGAAGAAAACCATGCTTCTCGCGATAGAGCCTGTTGGCCTGCGCGAGCTTGTCGGGGGCTTCAGCGGTCTCGTACTCCTCCCTGCATCCGGCGCAGCGCTCGAACTCCTCGTCGACTTCGAAGGTCTCTCCGCGGATCGTCAGTTCGGCCTTTCGGCGGACCTGCTCTTTCTCAGTGCTCTTCTCGCACACCGGACAGAGCGACCTTCTCCTCTGCAAAATCCTACCTCCCGATTCATTCGCAACTCCTCCCCCATTCGTGCAGGGAGATGCATACCACGCGACCATTCCCGTCCGACACGAGTTTCAGCTTTATGTAAAGGCATCCATACGATGGTGTCTCCTTCCGGAAGACCCAGATCACGCCCGGCATGTTCCTGTCGGCCTCGGGGCCCTTGTTCAGTTCGGCGGCCGAAAGGCTCTCGAGGATGCAGAAAGCCTCCTGCTTCACCATCCCGAGCAGCTCCATACCGGAGAGAACCCTTCTCGGGAAGACTATCCTTCCGGCCCGGATGCACTTCTTCGCCTCCTTCAGGAAGGCGTCGACAGGTTCCAGCGGTTTTCTGACCGGCATACTGTTCCTGACATATCGGTCACTCCTCCCTCGATCCCATGGGTAGTATGCTCGATGATCTGAAACATGTCAATTGATAAGTTGCTCGCATGTCCCCTGGCGGTATTCCAGAGAGATCTGTTGCAATATCTGCATGCACTGTACCAGCTTGTGGGAGCGATTCGAAGCATGCCTCCGGGTGTTCGACGGCAAGGTAGATGCCGATTCGGAACTCCGGGAATGGCATTTACGGGGATGCCACCTAATGATTGGCAGCATACGGCACTCCAGCCCAGGATTTCGAGCGGACGGCCGGTCGGCGGCCGTCCCGGTCGGGAGGTCGGGTGATGGATCCCAGGCGCGCCGTGATCCCCGCTCTTGCCCTCGCTCTCTGCGGTAATCCACGAGCCGATTCCGTGACCATGTACACCTTCGACGACGGCCGGACCGTGGTTCCGATCCAGTCCGTCACTGTTACGATGGCTGCGGAAACGGTGACGGTGACTCCGGAGGCCCTCGAGCCGCAGCCCTGGTTCTTTGAACAGACACTGCGCGTAGACTGCGTCTTCCACCTCGTCAATACGGGAACGGAGTCGGTGTCTGCCATCGTCGGCTTCCCGTTCGAGGGGAACGTGAACGAGACGCGGTACAGCCGGTTCGGCTGGGATCCGGACAGCGCCATGAGGCACGAGGTCGATGATGCGCTCGCCGCGGGCATCCCGGCGGAATGGATGATCCCGCCCGAACTGCACTTCGCAGCATCGATCGACGGGACCGATGTGCCCGTGCGCTACAGCTTCGGCGACCCCGATGCAGAAACCGGGATAGACTACTGGCCGATGTGGGCGTTGTGGGACATGGCCTTCCCGCCCGGCCGCGACGTGGTCCTCCGGTGCAGCTACTCCACTGGCCTGAACTTCCACGCTTATGGCAAGTACGACTACGACTTCACGTACATCACGAGAACGGGCGCGCTCTGGGAGGGCCCGATAGGATCCGCCGTGATCAGCATCGCGGTGCCGGATTCGGTCCCGCTGCCGCAGCCCGGCAGCGAGTCGCCCTGCTGGTGGGAGTGGAGCGGCTCGCCGTCGGTCGAAGGGCGGACCTTCCGCTGGGAGATGAGTGACTGGGAGCCGCAGGAGGATATCGAGTTCCACGTGAGGGGCGTCGGACCCCTGGGTTGGCAGGTCGGCAGGACTGGGATCGAGGCCATCTCTGATCCCGTGATCGACCTGGAGAGCGCCGGGAGCCTCTTCGAGAGCGCCGTACTGCTCGCGGACCGCACACTGGATCTCGAGGCCGACGCGTTCATGGTCGTCAGGGAGCTCAGGCTGGCTCTCTGCGGCTGCGGGGATATCGAAGAGGTCCCGGGCTTCCCGACCCTGAGCGGCGGCTGCATCCCAGATCCCGGCCTGCCCGGGCTGTTCGACGAGCTGCAGGCATCCCTGGCCGCCGAGTCGGCATCGGTGCAGGCAGCTGGCTACGGTCCGCTCCTGTCCATGTTCTCGCTGAGGACGAACTGGCACGGTGCGAATCTCGCAATGTACGGCGCCGATCCGTCGCTCGAGGCTCGGTTCCTGACCGCACTGTCCCTGCACGAGGGGGCGGTTGCGGGCGTCGCTCCGGAGGATCCCGTCCTCGAGAGCTTCTACCGGCTCACCGCATGGTTCCTGGAGGGCACGGAAGCCCCCAGGAACGACCATCGCGATTCGCGGGTCTTCGAGCCCGTGATCCCCCGGGATTCGGTACTCGCCTGGTGGGCTTCGTACGCGCCCATGCCGCTTGTGACAGCATCCCGGACCGGGGAGCCCGGATCGAACGTTCCCTTCGCGGTCATCTCCCCGTCGCCCCCCTTCCGCGACTCGCCTCAGGTGAACTCGGTGCTGAACGACGGGGATGCTTCGACGGGTTGGCGCTCCGAAAGCCACGGCGGCGGGCATGGCGAAGTGCTCGAGGCTTACGTGTTCCCACTGCCGGGCCCCGATATCGACCTGAGGGGATTCTCGTCCCTGAACGGGTTCGGCGACGCGCCCGGAGATTCCCGCCCCTGGGTGTCGAAGCTGCTCGTAATGGCCGACGGCGTGCCGGTCTGCACTGCCCAGCTCCTGGAAGGCCCCGGGTGGCAGACCGTGGAGTTCCCGGCCCGGGTCACGGGGGCCCGCGTGATCAGCTTCGAGATCATCGAGGCCGTGCCCGGTGCTGGCGGCGAGCCCGCAGGCATCTCCGAGCTCCGGCTTCTGGTAGCCGGCCTGGCTCCCTGAGCAGTAGCCCCGGGGCAGTCCCGGAGAAACGGACAGAGCTGTCGTGCCGGTGGGAACCGAGGCCTGGCTGATTTTGCGTTGAAACGCGCATCGCGTTATATGGCAGTTACATGACGGAGAGCCGCCTCCAGGTCTTCCAGGCAGAGTCGGATAGCCGCCGCGAGAACCATCATCCCGCCTCGTGGCAGGGCCGGCCGCCGAAGAGGGGGGAACACTGTAGAGACGAGCGGAACCGGACCGACGGTTCTACGTTCAGCCGTCGGGTTCAGGGTTGTGAAGGGCTGCCCGGCCTAGTCCAGCAGCACCGCCCGCCTGACCACCGAAGCCCCTCGTGACTCGATGCGGACGAAGTACACGCCAGCGGCCCTGCCTTCCATGTCGACCGTGCAAGCTCCGCAGAAGGGCTCTTCGTGGGCGTCCCGCACGATCAGCCTGCCCGTCGTGTCGAACACGGAGACGGTCCAGGGCGAGTCCGGTGTCGCAATCGTCAGCGTGATCGACCCCCGCACGGGATTGGGGCAGGGCAGGCCTGCGGCAAGGACGCCGGGGACCATGCCTCCCTCCATCCCGAGGCTGCCGCTGTAGCAGCCGTCGAGTGTGAAGTCGTCCAGCCAGAAGCCCGGGCCCTCGTCGTCGGCGTCGGAGTGGAACGAGAACTCGATCCTGACCTCTGAACCGGCCTCGCGTAGCCCGGACAGATCGTAGGTCCTCGGCAGCCACTGCATGTCGTTCCTGCCTGCCCCGCTACCGGATCCCAGCAGGCCGCCCGAGCCGATGAAATCGACCGTGTCGCGCTGAGTGCCCGAGGGATCGCTCACGATGACGTAGAGGCCGTCGGCCCCGTACAGCGCGAGGTCGAAACGCGACCAGAACGTGAGTTCAGCGTCCGGCGCCAGGTATACCGAGGGCGTGATCAGCACGGCATCCATCGAAGGCTCGTACCCTCCGCCCGACGGATCGGCGCAGTACCAGGAATGAGTCCCCGAGTGGCCCGCGGAAGACGTGAGATGCCAGAGATCTCCGGCGCCCGAGTGCGTCCAGCCCGGCGATCCCGACTCGACGTCCTCGGACATGCCGAAATCGCCGACTATCAGCGAGAGCGTGTCCTGCCCGGCCCAGTCCGGCGAGGCCGAGATCCCGACCAGGAAGTCCTGGACAGCGACCGCAGGCGCGGCGGAGGAGAGGCTGCCGCCGAAGGCCACCGTGCCCGTTCCGCCTGCCGGGATGGAACCGACCGTGCCCGTGGATGCCGTCCATGTGAGCCAGGAGGGCCCTGCGGGGATGTTCGCCTCGACATCGGTGGCTTCGAGCAGGCCCGTGTTCGCGAGGTCGACCAGCAGGTCGAAGCTTTCGCCCGCCTCGGCGTACCCGTTGCCATTGCCGCCAGCCGAGTCGTCTATCGAGCACATCGAGACGCACAACCCTGGTGCGTAGACCAGCATGGGCAGGTCGAAGCTCCAGGAGCCCTGCTGGCTCGTCAGCGATATCGAGAGGCGGACTATGTCGCCCGTCGAGGCTCCTGCATCGACTTCGAGAGCGAGCGCTCCCGATCCCGCGCCGGAGGATCCGGGAGCGAGCGATCCGTACGAGACGGCCGATCCTGTGAGGGTCGCCGGGCCTGCCACGAGCGTCGCACCCAGTTCGATCGAGGTCAGGTCCACCGTTCCCTGGTTTCGTAGCGTGATCAGCACTTCGGCGGCGTTCCCGGGCGAGAGATGCCCGAATCCCGGCGTGTCCTCGATCGCAACGTTCTCGATCACGAGGCTCGGCCCGGCCTCGAAGGGCAGCACCACGCCGGTCCGCCTGATGTTGGGGCCGGTGACCGTCACGGTGATGTCGCCCGTGGGCGGTGCGGCAAGCTCGGCTATCAGGTGCCCGGAAGCGTCGGGGGTCGCGACCGTGTAGTTCGAGAAGCCCGGCCCGTGGATGCAAACCGTGGCCGTCGCCGGGTCCACCGGCCCTGTCTGGATCGTCACGTGGACGTACTGTGTGTTGGCCGTGACGATGTCCGGCGCCGAGATCGCCGGCTGCACCGGCGGCATCCTGTGCGTCACGAGTGAAGGGTCGCCCAGCAGGTTGACTATGTAGAGGATGCAGCGGTAGACGTTCTCCTGGCGGCCGAACGGGGCGAATCCGTCCTTCGCTTCGGCCACGATGCCGCCTACGGGCAGGGTGTCGTCCTCGAAAAGGATCCTGAAGAGTTCCCTGTCCATCTTGTCGGAGTAGCCGTAGAGCGGGTTGCCGGGGGAGCCCCAGCCGTAGCTGGAGTTGCCGACGTATGAGACCGAACCGCCGTCCGGGTTGTTGATGAAGTGCTCTGCGACTGCATCGTAGTCGAAGGCGTTGGTCCAGCAGCCGGACGAGCTGATCATCCCGGCGAAACGGCCGTCGGAGTCGATCTGGTCGACGCTCTCGCTGCCCAGAGGCCCGACGGACGACCACCAGCCGTGACTGATGATGCACGCGTAATGGGAGCCCAGGCTCAGAGCCTCCACCGCCTCCGTGGTGCCGTAGGTGCCCTGCGACTCGTACTGCTTCGTCACGTCGTAGAAGCCCGGGATGCAGTTCTCTGTAAGCCAGTCGCCGAGCACTCCTCCGTCGGTGTACGGGTCCTCCCACATCACCGATGCGATCAGGAGCGCGTCGTCGAGGTAGTCGGTCTGCGCTGCGCTCTCGTAGGCGATCGTCCTGTCCACGAAGTTCCAGGCTTCGTCGATCTGGTCCACCGGAGCCCTGCCCACGGCCACGTCGGCGTAGAGGTCGACGCTGTCGGCGAGTTCACCCCATGTGTCGTCTCCGTCGAGGTTCCAGGTGCCGTCGAGGTCGGAGAAGTAGAGGTCGCAGGGCAGGCTGTCGTCGCGTCCGCCGCCGGTCTGGTAGCTCATGGCGAAGGCGTAGCGGCACGGCACGACCGCGGTATCGCCGGCGAGCAGCACGAAGTCGAGCCCTTCCGTGGACCACCTGTCTATGACGAGATTGCGGATCTTCTCGGCTTCGTCCGATCCGGGCCAGGAGGGATAGATCTCCTCTGTCGTGACCACCTCGGTGAGGATGCTTCCGGACGTCCTCCATGAGGCGAGGCTGTCGAACGCCGGGCGGACCTCATCGCCCGTGATGATCAGCATGCGCAGCGGGGACCCGCTGGCGCGGAGAGGCGGTTCGGGCCGGACCACCGTGACCGGAGCGGTTTCGACGGAGACCTCGTACGAGACGAGCTTCTGCATCACGCCGGTCACAGGGTTGTACCTGAGCGGCGTCACGATGAGTTCGGCGCAGGGGGAGCCGTTCCTGTAGCCTGTCCCTACCAGCCTCACGGGTTCCGACGGCCAGAAGGCGTCGGTCCCGTAGACCGCGGGATCCGGAATCGCCGGAACCGACTGCGTGGACGAAAGAATCGCCGGGGCGGGGAGGGGCCTTATGCGCCATGCTCCGGGGAGATCGATCCATTCCTCATC
The sequence above is drawn from the Candidatus Fermentibacter sp. genome and encodes:
- a CDS encoding sigma 54-interacting transcriptional regulator, giving the protein DKGTLFLDEIGEMPLETQAKLLRVIEDGTFNRLGGNQELKVNVRVVAATNRNLAGMVREGSFRIDLYYRLRELVIRMPPLRDRLCDLGQIVGTVRRFLAEEHGRKFPDLTEAQYDLLRSYSWPGNVRQLKNVLHRSYLLGIEQHLLKAIEEERAEGLDLMLNIPSITAPEVTAPPPVYDGGRAAVTAGLGEPSDTLREAMRKHAMAALAACGGNLARTAKVLDISVNTLKKLREESAVD
- a CDS encoding plasmid pRiA4b ORF-3 family protein is translated as MLFRVTRKLAKKLKLQPVDALPPADNPILDWTANLFMVGHQQYIIVTNSTTLYTVVIPGRGNASGEAFSKNALADIRAELENDGLSPLREALPADPTETPVFCRASDRHVLGSMNDFVFATAVMASYSELPVPYSSEQLNKTSMRMIGNRTPNEEMRKLSASPIPMVSRALDATCRLPESKGTTDHCSTGGVMAEPGTREAGTRAAGTAKTRRTHRKVFQFKITLKGTRPQIWRRIQVPSRYSFWELHCAIQDAMGWNDTHLHEFLIRIPGYVPVIPVGIPTDDDTDEEYTRPGWKLPIRHVFWEAGAKIDYLYDFGDDWLHTVELEKILTEEEGATYPRCIAGRRCCPPDDCGGVWSFADMLKVIANPSHPEYDEWWAWLGDSYDPAEFSASEVEFTDPKERLRMTLADIE
- a CDS encoding DUF3883 domain-containing protein, coding for MGTRSDWSEHEVALTIQDYFEMLLAEAEGRPYSKSDHRRSLIEKLDGRSDTSIERKHMNISAVLIGLSIAPIDGYKPLANYQHLLATEVARFIANRPDLISRLQSINDEVPDSIPAPALYPSSLVVDPPELVRAESSVREVSLQYGVKVDFAENDRRNRRLGELGERFVLDLERRKLLDAGRDDLAGRIDWVSSTRGDGLGYDIVSFDCRNDSERFIEVKTTNQGMRAPFYITSNELRVSTDHPDEYRLYRLFRFSKEPRLFILNPPLASRCDLVPKLYRASF
- a CDS encoding VCBS repeat-containing protein encodes the protein MIELLFACLTLASGTASGAACTSGSEAVLESLLPPAGTGAEALMDAEAVETGGIASQGSVDGWPVFLDPPAGGFPYTITVFDVDGDGADELFFTGGETFGLSGDGSFLPGWPTSEMQYMGYGTNDQKPGPSCADLEGDGICEILWSERDWYAGSSHMWSFNGRHTDGSNMEGFPQVAPGESSNALDSPFVLGDADGDGDLEAWSAHTLGNTFVYYRLSGFDHSGNRLFTTDLDPAENILDVYFGDVDGNGQDEFFAIARLGAAFRLHAFTPAGTEQSGYPHALYQPSGGYEMFGEPIPVDLDDDGDLEIILGYNSTVATALARHHDGTPVTGFPITLDSGIQLFYLGLGDLNGDDFPELIATGKILADQTYGVWAVDLATGPLPGWPVLVPGWPAGYPTVVEVDTDGTQEVCVVTDAGQLVAIDADGTIEPGYPKALSGASYSGVAAGDIDGDGLYELAAVSTNGYAYAWDTDGVVEAGTADWPMRGVDARNTGVFQISGGTGIGSGGPLPPEAGLEVLGNPASGSVVFRISGACGSIDIFDLGGRRIDSVEAGADGLATWAPSSGIARGLYIAVPVFAGGAAGVGAEFVLLR
- a CDS encoding DUF4065 domain-containing protein, coding for MVAWYASPCTNGGGVANESGGRILQRRRSLCPVCEKSTEKEQVRRKAELTIRGETFEVDEEFERCAGCREEYETAEAPDKLAQANRLYREKHGFLQPDEIRAFRNRYRLTQKELADLLGWGVATLSRYENGALQEEGQDRALRMAMKPDNLADLVKSHGLQLQAGRANAILALISESDPFHGPEDLFRNLTHRPPDIFNGFRSFEPRRLFAAVEFLCRNREVYRTALNKLLFYADFIHFREHGCSITGAVYARLPLGPVPDGFNSMFAVLTDTEKLLVSEERTIDEEATGEVFRTRLAPDIGMLSDTELEVLMWVKKNLGVLSASKLKDMSHEEAGWKCTGNAKPISYSFAGSLRVDANDVRSSGAKAP
- a CDS encoding type II toxin-antitoxin system MqsR family toxin, which codes for MPVRKPLEPVDAFLKEAKKCIRAGRIVFPRRVLSGMELLGMVKQEAFCILESLSAAELNKGPEADRNMPGVIWVFRKETPSYGCLYIKLKLVSDGNGRVVCISLHEWGRSCE
- a CDS encoding C25 family cysteine peptidase, which translates into the protein MILLATVIFAAFAMDVSSGPMQVPVSDPVAMPAGIQGSIACLSYGFTGIEEGCPDLPSYPEWVSMPEGVRATGISTFDEEWIDLPGAWRIRPLPAPAILSSTQSVPAIPDPAVYGTDAFWPSEPVRLVGTGYRNGSPCAELIVTPLRYNPVTGVMQKLVSYEVSVETAPVTVVRPEPPLRASGSPLRMLIITGDEVRPAFDSLASWRTSGSILTEVVTTEEIYPSWPGSDEAEKIRNLVIDRWSTEGLDFVLLAGDTAVVPCRYAFAMSYQTGGGRDDSLPCDLYFSDLDGTWNLDGDDTWGELADSVDLYADVAVGRAPVDQIDEAWNFVDRTIAYESAAQTDYLDDALLIASVMWEDPYTDGGVLGDWLTENCIPGFYDVTKQYESQGTYGTTEAVEALSLGSHYACIISHGWWSSVGPLGSESVDQIDSDGRFAGMISSSGCWTNAFDYDAVAEHFINNPDGGSVSYVGNSSYGWGSPGNPLYGYSDKMDRELFRILFEDDTLPVGGIVAEAKDGFAPFGRQENVYRCILYIVNLLGDPSLVTHRMPPVQPAISAPDIVTANTQYVHVTIQTGPVDPATATVCIHGPGFSNYTVATPDASGHLIAELAAPPTGDITVTVTGPNIRRTGVVLPFEAGPSLVIENVAIEDTPGFGHLSPGNAAEVLITLRNQGTVDLTSIELGATLVAGPATLTGSAVSYGSLAPGSSGAGSGALALEVDAGASTGDIVRLSISLTSQQGSWSFDLPMLVYAPGLCVSMCSIDDSAGGNGNGYAEAGESFDLLVDLANTGLLEATDVEANIPAGPSWLTWTASTGTVGSIPAGGTGTVAFGGSLSSAAPAVAVQDFLVGISASPDWAGQDTLSLIVGDFGMSEDVESGSPGWTHSGAGDLWHLTSSAGHSGTHSWYCADPSGGGYEPSMDAVLITPSVYLAPDAELTFWSRFDLALYGADGLYVIVSDPSGTQRDTVDFIGSGGLLGSGSGAGRNDMQWLPRTYDLSGLREAGSEVRIEFSFHSDADDEGPGFWLDDFTLDGCYSGSLGMEGGMVPGVLAAGLPCPNPVRGSITLTIATPDSPWTVSVFDTTGRLIVRDAHEEPFCGACTVDMEGRAAGVYFVRIESRGASVVRRAVLLD